The Glandiceps talaboti chromosome 1, keGlaTala1.1, whole genome shotgun sequence genome has a segment encoding these proteins:
- the LOC144438274 gene encoding meiosis expressed gene 1 protein homolog, translating into MTAVVLPQPKGMCRPKHWSEEVEEAYRFQIAGYRDEMEYTAHTGKPADRWPDNGYVKKLQRKDGYFYYYNRRRECEDKDVHKIKIYSY; encoded by the exons ATGACAGCTGTAGTTTTGCCACAACCAAAAGGAATGTGCCGACCAAAACATTGGTCAGAAGAAGTGGAGGAGGCATACAGATTTCAGATTGCTGGGTACAGAGATGAAATGGAATATACAGCTCACACAGGCAAACCA GCTGATCGCTGGCCAGATAACGGATATGTAAAGAAACTCCAAAGAAAAGATGGATATTTTTATTACTACAACAGACGTCGTGAATGCGAAGACAAAGATgttcacaaaataaaaatttataGCTATTGA